CGTTTATATTGGCCTGCATGGCGGTACGGCCGCTGTAACGGTGTGGTTCGCGTGGTATCTTCTGCCCCGCGATCCTGAAATCAGCCGGAGGCGTGATCGTATCAATGCCCGCAAATACCTGATAACGGGCCGCGATGGCTTTTAGCAGATCGTCGTAATGTAATAGCGAGCGGAGGTGGGTATGGCCGCAGATATCGCCTAGCTGCAACAGCCAGCGCCAGCTTTCCTGTACGGCGCCCTGAGGATTCAGCACTTGCAGGAAACGTTGGGCACGGCCTTCATTATTGACCAGCGTGCCGTCTGCTTCCGCAAAAGTGCCGGCAGGCAACACGATGTTTGCCTTTTCTGTAGTGGGGTTGTGCAGGTGGTCCAGTACAATTACTTCCTTACAATGCCCGAAGAACTGGTTGGCCGTATGCTGGTCGAGCCGGCGGTACAAATCATTTTCCAAGACCAGCACTGTCTCCGCGCTGCCGTTTAATACGGCGTCCACTGCTGATTCCAGGCGGAGGCCTCCTAGCATTTCCAGGCCCATGCTGTTACATTCGGGCACGGTGAAAGAGAGCATCGCGTCGGCGCCTTGCTGTTTCAGGGCCCAGGCCAGGTTGGCCGCAGCCCTGATCACCTGTTCACTACCGCCTCCGTAGCCGGCTATTACCAGCGGTCTCTTCGCCCCCTTGAGCGCAGCAGCGATGGTAGCAGCGGCCTGTTTCCCTTCATCAGACATACCCGTCACCTCCGGTAGGGTACCGTCCAACAGATGACTAACAGCAAAGGCTATACGCGCAATATTGTCCGGCGCGGTATGATAGGCACCGGTAGCCACTTCGTCAAGTTTGGTCTCCACTACGTTGAGGATGAAAAGCGGCCCTTTGTCTTCCTGTACGGCTTCCCGCACCGCTGCATCCTGCCACGCCGGCATGTGTATATTGCTGATCACATTTTCCACCGGCATACGGCGTACCGCCTGCCGTACAGACAGCGCCATCATAGGGGCGGTATTGGTCAGGTCTTCTCCCAATATCACCACCGCATCGGCGGCGGCAGCTTCCTGCATGGAAGCGGAACGCACAGGACCTTCTTTCAATAACTTCAGCATCAGCTGCACCAGCTCATGTTCTATCTCACCAATGCCCAGGTAAAAATTATTTTCTCCCACCAGTTCTTTCAACACGTAGTTCGATTCCACAGAAGCCCGCGGAGATCCGATGCCAATCGTTTTTCCCGGTTTCATGCGGTTCCGTACGTGTTGCAGCACGGGAAGGCCGTTGGCTTTATCATTCGGACCATGTACCACCAGCGGCTCCCGGATACGGTCTTTGCTGTTGACAAACTCATATCCGTAGCGGCCCCTGTCGCACAGGAAATAACCATTTACCGCACCGTTGTACCGGTTGGTGATCTGCCGCAGGGAACCGTAACGTTCGCCGGCAATGATGTTACAGCCCAGCCCGCAGCCCTGGCAGACAGACGGCGCTGTGGTCAGGTCCCATTTACGGGTATAATGCTGTTTGAGCGTTTTATCCGTGAACACGCCGGTAGGACAAACTTCCACCAGGTTGCCGCTGAATTCATTTTCGAGCGTACCGTCCTGCTGACGGCCAAAATAGACATGGTTATGCGCTGCAAAAACATCGAGGTCTTTGCCACCGGCAAAATCCTTATAGAAACGCACGCAGCGGTAACACTGGATGCAACGGTTCATTTCGTGGTTGATAAAAGGGCCGAGATGCTGATTGCGGTAGGTCCTTTTAGAGAAATGATAATCGCGGTAGGCATGGCCGGTCATAACGGTCATGTCCTGCAGATGGCAGGAACCGCCTTCATCGCATACAGCGCAATCATGCGGGTGGTTGGTCATCAGCCAGCCGATGACATGGCCGCGGAAAGCTACGGCCTCACTATCGTTAACGGATAAACGCATACCGTCTCTCACCGGCTCCATACAGGCCATCATCAGTTTGCCGCGGGTATCCTGTTCGTCTTTAAAAATTTTGACAGCACACTGGCGGCAGGCGCCTACCGAACCGAGGGCCGGATGCCAGCAGAAGTAAGGCAGGTTGAGGCCGAGCGACAAACATGCTTCCAGCAGGTTTTTCCCTTCTTTCACCTCATATGGAATATTATCAATGTTGATGATGGGCATACGGACATTTTTTTTCTTTGATATGTTGTTCAAAATCTTCCCTGAAATATTTCAGGGCACTCTGCAGGGGCTCCATGGCCCCGGGCGCCAGGGCGCAGAAGGTGTTGCCGGGTCCCAGCAGTTTGGTATGTCTTTCCAGCAATTCCAGGTCGGCCGGCTCACCGGTGCCGTTTTCCAGCGACCATAATATCTTCTCTGTCCAGGGCAGTCCTTCCCGGCACGGGGTACAGAAGCCGCAGGACTCCTGTGCGAAAAAGTGTTCGAGGTTATGTACAAAACCGACGGGACACGTGTGGTCGTCGAGTACCACCATCGTGCCGGTGCCCAGCCTGCTGCCTGCGGCAGCCACACCTGCAAAATCCATTTTCACGTCCAGGTGGGCATCAGTCAGAAAATCGGTGGACGCGCCACCTGGCAAGGCCCCGCGGAAGCGATAGCCGTTCCGCATACCGCCTGCATGTTCTTCCAATAGTTCGCGCATAGTAATACCCATTGGGAGCTCCCATGCACCGGGTTTATTGACCCTGCCACTGACGCCATAAATTTTCGTACCTCCGTCGGCTGTGTAACTCAGTGATTTAAACCATGCTTCGCCGTTATTGACGATATGCGAAATCCAGCTGAGGGTTTCTACGTTATTGACGATGGTCGGTTTTCCGAATAGTCCGCTTACCTGCGGAAATGGCGGCTTGGCGCGAGGGGTGGCGCGTTTGCCTTCGAGGGAGTTGAGCAGCGCGGTTTCCTCTCCGCACATATACCTGCCCACTCCGGTGTGCAGCTGCATTTCCAGGCTGAAGGCGCTGCCCAGGATGTTTTTCCCGAGATACCCTGCCGTATAGGCGTCGGCGATAGCACGGCGCATTTCACGGGCGGCGTCCTTGTAAGCCCAGCGCAGAAACACAAACGCATCCGTAGCCTGGATGGCATAAGCCGCGATGATCATGCCTTCCAGCAGCTGATGAGGATTGCCTTCCAGCAGCCAGCGGTCTTTAAAGGTGCCCGGCTCCATTTCGTCTGCGTTAGCGATCAGGTATTTGGGACCGGGCACGTTCATGGGCACAAAACTCCATTTCACACCGGTAGCGAAACCGGCGCCACCACGGCCTTTCAGGTTAGCGTCCTTGACCAGGGCGCCGACCTGCGCCGGCTCCATATCACGCAACGCTTTACGCAGGGCGGTATAACCACCCACGGCCTCGTACTCCCGGAGATGCAGGGCAGCGCCGTTTTCAGGAATATGTTGTGTGAGTGGTCTTTCCATTGTATATAAAATTGGGTTAGTGATATTTTTCCAGTATCTGTTCCAGGTCGGCCGGCTGGATATCGCGGTACAGATCGTCGTCTATCATCAGCGCCGGCGCATGATCGCAGGTACCGAGGCAGGCGTTGGGCAGCAGGGTAAACCGTTCATCGGCTGTTGTCTGCCCGTAACCGATCAGCAGTATTTCGTGTAACCGCTGCCGTAATACCGTATATCCCATCACGTAACAGCTGATGCTGTCACACAGCAATATCACATGGCGGCCCACCGGCTGGCGGAAAATGAGGTTATAGAACGTTGCCACGCTATCTACTTCAGCGGTGCTCATCTCCAGCATCGCAGCGATATCGGCCACACTTTCGTCAGACACCCAGCGGCGTTCCTGCTGTACGATCTTGAGCGCTTCAATACAGGCCGCCTTTTTAACAGGCACCTGTTGGAGCTCGTGTGTGATCTTTTCTATTTCGATAGCAGACAACATATCATTTTCGGGTTTTGATATTTTGTTATTTTGATATTTTGTTGCGTGGCCACGGTGCCGTTTATTAGTGAAATAATCAAATAGTCCAATAGTAAAATTTCATCGGTCTATATCCGCCAGCACATAATCCATTCCTCCCAATATTGACAACAGATCGGCCACAGTGTACCCTTTGCTGATGAGCGGTATCATCTGCATGTGGGGGAATGACGGCGTCCGGATACGGGTACGGTAGGAAGCGGTATTACCATCGCTGATAAGGTAATAGCTGTTCCATCCTTTAGTCGCTTCGGTACATACCATGGCTTCTCCCGACGGGATGACCGGTCCCCAGCTGACATTCAGAAAATGGTGTATGAGCGTTTCGATGTCATGCATAGTGTGTTGTTTCACCGGCGGGGTAGCCAGCGGGTGGTGCGATTTAAAATCGCCGGCAGGCATGTATTCCAGGCATTGTTGCACAATGCGGAGGCTCTGCCGCATTTCTTCCACCCGTACTACCGCGCGGTCGTAACAATCACCATTATGGGCGACCGGGATCTCGAAAGCAAAGTTTTCGTAGCCGCCATAGGGCCTTTTCTTGCGCATGTCCCATTCCAGGCCGCAGGCGCGCAGGCCGGGACCCGTAACGCCCCATTCTATGGCTTCTTCCAGTGTATAAATACCAATACCTTTGGTGCGTACTTTAAACAGGTAGTTTTTCATGACCATTTTATCATACTCCCGTAGTTTACGCGGGAAGTATTCCACAAAATTCTTAACCAGCGTGTCCCATCCTTTGGGCAGGTCCTGTGCCACGCCGCCGATGCGGAACCAATTGGGGTGCATGCGGCCGCCACAGATGGCCTCAATGATTTCAAATACACGTTCCCTGTCGGTGAACATATAGAAGACGGGCGACAACTGGCCAAGGTCCTGCGCAAACGTGCCATACCATACCAGGTGGCTGGCAATGCGGAACAGTTCGCACAGCATGATGCGGATGACCTGTGCGCGCAGCGGCACTTCAATACCGGCCAGTTTTTCCACCGCCAGCAGATAAGCCAGGTTGTTATTGACGCCGCCGAGGTAATCGACACGGTCGGTGTAAGGGATATAGGTATGCCATGACTGCCGTTCGCCCATTTTTTCGGCACCGCGGTGGTGGAAGCCGATATCCGGCACCGCATCGATGATGTTTTCCCCGTCCAGTTGCAGGATGATGCGTAACACACCGTGTGTGCCCGGGTGCTGGGGCCCGATGTTCAGGAACATAAAATCGGCATCGTCGCTATGGCGCTTCAGTCCCCATTCTTCGGGGCTGAATTGCAAGGCGTGCTGTTCACGGTCAACTTTTTCATCGAAGAGTTTAAATGGCCCCATTTCAGTGGCGCGGGCGGGGTGCTCCTTTCGGAGCGGGTGCCCCTGCCAGGTGCGGGGCATGAGAATACGTTGCAGGTGTGGGTGGCCGTTGAACCGGATACCGAACATATCGAACACTTCCCGTTCATACCAGTTGGCAGCAGGCCATAGGTGGGTGATGGTGTCCTGGGAAGGGAATTCGCCGTGGAGGCCGACTTTCAGGCGTAAGAACTGATTTCTGTCAAAGGAGAAGAGTGTATATACCAGCGTGAAATCATATGGCTTGTGGCCGTTTTGCTCTTTTTTGTACGCACGCTCATCGATGGCCGTAAGGTCATAGAGCATACGAAAGGGCATTTTGATATCGTGTTTGAGGTATTGCAGTATGGCCACAATCTTCTCCTGTGGCGTCCTGAGGGTGGGCGTCTCATCCCGTGTAGTGAGCGGCGTGATGATATCTTCGCCGAAACGGGAGCTTAATTCCGCTACAATGCTCTCTGGCATGGCGTATTAAGTTTGACTGTGAGGGACAGGATTGTTGTTGGTTCGTTCTTGCTTAGGTATTATTCATATAACCGTTACTGTTAGTAAACAATTTTATATTTCGTCAGGTGTTTTAAACTGTGTCATTTGTTGCCTGTGATCGTGTAGCCGTTCCCGCTGAGATGTTTTTTCGGGGCGTATCACGCCCTGGTCGCCGATTACCCAGCTGAGCGGCCGTTGTTCTTTGCCTACGCTGTCGCGCAGCAGGAGCAGTCCCTGCATAAAAGCGTCTGGGCGTGGCGGGCAGCCGGGCACGTACACATCTACCGGGAGGAACTTGTCCACCCCCTGCACTACGCTGTAGATATCGTACATACCGCCGGAATTGGCGCAGGAGCCCATAGATATGACCCATCGGGGCTCCATCATTTGTTCATAGAGGCGTTTGATGACAGGCGCCATTTTGATGAATACGGTACCAGCTATGATCATCACGTCTGCTTCACGGGGAGTGCCGCGGATCACCTCAGCACCGAAACGGGCGAGGTCGTATTTGGGGGTCATGGCAGTGGCCATTTCCACAAAACAACAGGACAGACCGAAGTGAAAGGGCCACATGGAATTCTGCCGTCCCCAGCCGAGGAGGCGTTCTACGCTGGAGAACAACACGCTTTGTTGCACCACGTCTTCCATGGAGGTGTTGCCAGCTATTTTACCAGCGGGGTCCCCGGCTTTTGTTAACCACCATTTCATATTATGCAGGTGTTATTGTTGAACAATGAGCACGGAGCATACGGTGTTACATCATGGCCTGTTGCTGTTGAAGCGGCGTAAAAGAATCGTTGTGTGCCTGGCTTTCTTTTTTTCGTTTCTTGTATGCGCGTAAAATTTTCCGGCCATCCGGACCGAAGTCCAGCGCACCATTCCGCCACTCATATATCAACACGGCCAGTAGGATGAGAATAAATACGGATACGCCTGCGAAGCCTACCCATCCCACTTCCTGGTAGGCGATGGCCCAGGAAATGATCATTACTGTTTCAATGTCAAAAATGACAAACAGCATGGCTATCAGGTAGAATTGAGAAGGGAAGCGAAGTCGTGCAGAGCCCGTGGACACTATACCGGATTCATATGCTTCGCCGGTAGCACGGTCTTTATGCCGTTGCCCAAGTACATAAGACAGCCCCAGTATGAGACTAACCAGTATCAATACTATGCCGCCATATGCTACAAATGGCCAAACAGGGATGGTATCATTAACAGCGCTTTGCAAGGTGTTCGCCCTCCCGAGCGATTGACTTTAAAGTTCCGTTTATTACCAATCTTTTGAGTCTGCTTTTGAAGAATTGTGTCTTTAATCAAAACCGTTTTGGGGCAGGAAGAAAATATTGTTTCGGTAGTTAGTTATCATAACGTCAGAAACCTCATAACGGTATAGGCTATATGCTAATTTGAAATTACAATTAATCCGTCAATAAAACAAAAATGTTTTCACTGCGTCATGTATGCGTGCCGGTTATATAACACTCCAGACTGGTGATGATATGGCGCTGATCGTCTATGATAAATTTCACTACGTCACCGATAGAAATAAGGCCTATCAGTCTTCCCTGCTCATCAGTAACAGGCAGGTGACGGATACGTTTGTCTGTCATCTTCACCATACAGTCTTCAATAGAGTCCTCTTCTGTAACAGTAATAGGACGCTCTGTCATAATTTCACGGATCAGTGTTTCCTTGGAAGCACGACCTTTTAAAATAACTCTGCGGGCATAATCCCGTTCAGAAAAAATCCCGAGGAATCTGTCATTTTCGTCTACTACAGTGAGCGCGCCCACATTACGGTCAACCAGCATTTGCAGGGCTTCAAAAACGGTGTTGTCCGGGCGGATAGAGTAAACCGCGTGACCCTTGCCCTGCAGGATATTACGTACTTTTCCCATGGCAAGCCTGTTTTAGAGAGTTAAGAAATATGAAAAACCTTGTTTACCTAAGTTAAGCAATTTAACCGGGAATATCAAGGGAGAATTCAAACAGCCCTGTAGGCGCCGGCTCCGGCGGGAAGGATGAAATATGCCCGCGCTCCCGGGGCTGAAGCCCCTGGGCTATGATGTTATTCAGGCTGTTTTTATGAAAAGACCCCGGACGATGGTCTGGGGTCCTATATAAATAAGCAAGATGGCATATGGTTAATACAGCGTCTCTACGCCTTTGACTATAGCGGGCTTGTCCTGGTGCAAGTCCAGCACCACGATCTCATTATTGCCTTTTTTCAGCCAGGAAGCGGGGCAATACAAACGATGCTGCGGCCCTATTTCCCAGTAACGGCCCAGGTTATGCCCGTTTACCCAGATCTGGCCTTTTTTCCATGCTGACACGTCGATATAAGTATCGCCGGTTTGCGCCAGGGCAAATGTGCCTTTGAAGAACTGCCCGGGCCTGCCGGTATTTCCGGAGGAAGCTGTCAGGCCGGCCACCTCTTTTTCTGTCAGCGGCAATCCATATACGTCCCAGTTCATCAGGGTCATGCCATTGAGTGTCACGCGTTCGGTGATGCCTTTACGGTCAATGATCGCGTCAGCGAAGTTGATACGTCCCATTCCTTCTACCAGCACTTCCAGTACAGGATTGGCCACATTTGTTTTAGGCAGCTCTATTGACTTTTCTCCCAGCCTGCGGTCTATTTTACCAACATATTGTCCGTTGAGGAACACTGTCGCGTAATCATGCAGGTCCCTGATCACCAGTTTCCCGCTTTTATGGCCGATGAGCGTTGTTTTATACAGCATAAAGCCATAATCCTGCCCATAGGCCTCAAATGGGCGTGGCTGTACGTCGTGTACCGCCTTCGGCAGATGGTCCCACAGGCTGGTGAAGGGTGTCAGGGTCACCTCCGGAAAACTGATCACGGGAACAGGCGCCGGCACAGGAGGTAATTTTTTGCCTTTGGGGAGATAGGACGCCAGTAATTGGCGTAAGGCTTCGTATTTGGGCGTAACCCTTCCCTGCTCGTTAATCGGCGCATCATAATCGTAACTGGTGACGTCCGGCTCATAGCCTTTGCCACCGGAGTTGGCGCCGGCGGTATAACCGAAGTTGGTGCCGCCGTGGACCACATACAGGTTGAAGGAACGTTTGGTGTCCATCAGGAATTTCACTTCTTTCAGGATACCTTCGGTGCCCGGCCGTTGCCAGGCTTCGCCCCAATGTGTCAGCCAGCCGGGATACGACTCACTGCTGAAAGCCGGCACGTCAGGGTTTTGTTTTTTAGCTGCTGCAAAGTCAGCTTCCGACCCGCCGGAATCCAGGCCGATAGCGGCGCCGTCAACGGTGCCGGCTTCCAGCATAAAGGCGGTAGGGCCGTCGGCGGTATAAAAAGGTATGTCAATGCCATTCTTCACCCACAGGTCTTTGAGCGTATGCAGGTAATTTTTGTCATTGCCATAACTGCCGTATTCGTTTTCTATCTGCATCATCACTACCGGGCCACCGTTGGTCACCAGCATGGGTTTCACTTCAGCAGCCAGGTTCGTTACATAACGTGTGACGGCTTCCATATAACGCGGGTCCATACACCGTACCTTGATATCAGGCGTCTGTAACAGATAAGGCGGTAATCCGCCAAACTCCCATTCGGCGCATACGTACGGACCGGGGCGCAGTATCACCCACATGCCTTCTTCCTGGGCAATGCGGATAAATTCCGCAATATTGTGATTGCCGGTACTGAAATCGAACTGCCCTTTTGTCTGCTCGTGATAGTTCCAGAACACATAAGCGGCAATGGTGTTGCAGCCCATGGCTTTGGTCATTTTAATGCGGTGACGCCAGTATTCATGCGGGATACGCGCCGGGTGCATTTCTCCGCTGATCATCTGAAAGGGTTTGCCATCCAGCAGGAACTCCGATTGGCTGAGAGCGAAAGTGTGTTTTTGTTGTGCAAAGGCGGCCTGTCCCAGGGTGCAGGACAAAGCCAGTGCGAGTATTGTCTTTTTCATTGGTTCACTGTTAAACTGTTGCAAAGTATAAAAAAAGCGAAGACCCAGGCAAATGTTTCCTGCCAGGGTCTTCGCTTTTTATACCATTATTTTTTTAGATGTTTCCTTTCTTCAGTTCACTTACGGCATGGTCACAGGCTCTTGCAGTGAGCGCCATGTAGGTGATTGACGGATTTACACAGGAAGAAGAGGTCATACATGCACCATCAGTGACGAACACGTTTTGGGCTTCATGTACCTGGTTGAAACCGTTGAGTACCGAGGTTTTCGGGTCTCTGCCCATTCTGGCGGTGCCCATTTCATGGATACAGTGGCCGGGAGGTGGCGCACCGTCGTAACCATGTACGTTTTTCAGTCCTGCTGCTTCCAGCATTTCGATGGCGCTTTGCTGCATGTCTTTGCGCATAGCTTTTTCGTTCTCCTTGAATTCACAGTCGATATCAAGGGTAGCGAGGCCGTATTTATCTTTTTTGTCTTTGTTGAGCGATACTTTATTCTCAAAGTATGGCAAGTGCTCACCCCAGGAACCGATGCCCATGCTCCATTTGCCAAGGCCTGTCTGTGCTTCTTTTAATGCTACGCCGATGCCTTCGAAGGTCTCGCCTCTTCCTCTGCCGGCGCCTCCCTGGTAACCGAACCCACGCACATAATCTTTCTGTTTCGTTTGATCGTTGACGTTACGGAAGCGGGGAATGTAGATGCCATTGGGCCTGCGGCCTGCGCCATGATACTGGTCTTCAAAACCGTCAAATTCACCGCCGGCCCCTACGCCGTAGTGGTGGTCCATCAGGTTATGGCCCAGTTGTCCGCTGGCATTGCCGAAGCCGTTAGGGAAACGGTCAGACACGGAATTGAGCATGATCCAGGCAGTGCCCAGCGTAGAAGCATTGAGGAAGATGATATTCGCGTAGTATTCTACTGTTTGCAGGGTATGCGCGTCCATTACACGAACGCCGGTCGCTTTGCCTTTGTCCTTATCGTACAGTACCTCCAGCACGATGGAATCTGGGCGCAGGGTGAGATTGCCTGTAGCGGCGGCAGCCGGCAGAGTAACGCCGTTGCTGCTGAAATAGCCGGTGAACGGACATCCGCGGGCGCACATGCTGCGGTACTGACAAGGGCCGCGGTTATTGAGGCCTTTGGTCAGGTGCGCAGCACGACCGATGGTCATGATACGATCATTATATTTCTCTTTGATACGGGCAGCCACGTGCTTTTCCAGGCAGTTCATTTCCATGGGAGGCAGGAAAACGCCATCAGGCAATTGCGGCAGTCCTTCCGCCTGGCCGCTTACCCCGATATACTTCTCTACATAAGCGTACCAGGGCGCAATGTCTTTGTAACGGATAGGCCAGTCCACACCGTGACCGTCCTTCGCGTTGGCCTCGAAGTCCAGGTCGCTCCAGCGGTACACCTGACGGCCCCACATGATGGAGCGGCCGCCTACATGGTATCCGCGCAGCCAGTTGAACGGTTTTACTTCGTTGTACGGATTTTCTTTATCATTCACCCAGAACTGCTGGGTAGCTTCGTCAAAGGCATAACAACGGCTCTGGATGGGATGGTTTTCCCGCATCTCGTTGCTGGTCTGCAGGTGGTGTTTAAACTCCCAGGGGTCCATGGTAGCGGTAGTATAGTCCTTGATATGCTCTACGTTGCGTCCCCTTTCCAGCACCAGTGTTTTAAGTCCTTTCTCTGTGAGCTCTTTGGCAGCCCAGCCGCCGCTGATACCGGAGCCAACCACGATGGCATCGTAGGTATTTTCCTTTGTCGCTTTTATATTGAGGTTCATGATATGTTGATGTGTGGTCCAGAATCAAAAATTGAAATGCAGCGAGTGACACCGCTGCATTTCAGTTTCCCTAAATTTTACTAAATCAAAAATTAAATGATCAATATGTCGATAATCAAATAATTAGATGTTGCCTTTTTTCAGTTCTTTCACGGCATAATCGGCAGCGCGTGCGGTGAGGGCCATGTACGTGAGGGACGGGTTTACGCAGGCCGCGGAGGTCATGCAGGCGCCGTCTGTTACGAACACGTTTTTCACTGCGTGCATCTGGTTGAAGCCGTTGAGCACGGAAGTTTTCGGATCGCGACCCATGCGGGCGGTACCCATTTCATGGATGGCCATGCCCGGATAAGAGCCGTTATCGTATGTTTTCACGTTTTTGAGACCGGCCGCTTCCAACATTTCGGCGGCATCGTTCATCATATCCACGCGCATTTTCTTTTCGTTCTCTTTGAATTCGGCGTCGAATTTCAACACTGGCTGGCCCCATGCGTCTTTTACGGAAGTATCGAGGGTCACCACGTTGTCTTCGTACGGAAGGCATTCGCCGAAGCCACCGAGGCCCATGCTCCATTGGCCTGGTTCGGTGAGCATTTCCTTGAAGTCTTTGCCCACGCCCATTTCAGCGATGCCACGACTCCATCCGCCACGGCCGGCGCCGCCCTGGTAACCGAAACCGCGGAGATAATCGCGTTTGTCGTTACCGATATTGCGGTAGCGGGGCACATAGATACCGTTGGCACGGCGACCGAAGAAGTATTTATCGTCATAGCCTTCAGCGGTACCGGAGGCGCCTGTACGGAAATGATGGTCCATCAGGTATTTGCCCAGTACGCCACTGTCGTTGCCCAATCCGTTAGGGAAGCGGGAAGAAGTGGAGTTGAGCATCACGAAGGTGGAGCCGAGGGTGGAACCGTTGATGAAGATGATCTTGGCGTAGTATTCCACCATTTCCTTGGTGTTTTTGTCGATCACCCTTACACCGGTTGCTTTGCCTTGTTTTTCGTCGTAGATAACGGAATTTACGATGGCGTCCGGATGGAGCGTCAGGTTACCGGTTGCCATGGCGGCAGGCAACGTAGACGACTGCGTGCTGAAGTAGGCGCCAAACGGACATCCGCGGCTGCACAGGTTACGGAACTGACAGCTTTCACGGCCGGGCAGTGGCTTGGTAATGTTTGCCACACGGCCCATGGTGATAATACGGCCTTTATATTTGCTTTCAACGGCTTTTTTCACGTCTTTTTCCACGCAGTTCATTTCCATGGCGGGCATGAACTGGCCATCAGGCAGCTGGGGCAGTCCTTCTTTCTGACCGCTGATACCGGCAAATTTCTCTACATAGTCGTACCAGGGCGCAATGTCTTTATAACGGATCGGCCAGTCAACGGCGATACCGTCTTTCAGGTTGGCTTCAAAGTCAATATCGCTCAAACGGTAGGACTGGCGGCCCCACATGATGGACTTACCACCCACGATGTCAGGACGGTACCAGTCGAAGCGTTTTACTTCGTTATATGGGCTCTGGGAGTCGTTGATCCAGTATTTTTCGTTGTGCTCACTATAAGGGTAGTCGCGGCTCAGTTTGGGATGGGTTTCGCGCTGGTCTACGGTGATGCGGCCACGATGGGTAAATTCCCATGGGTCTTTGGTCGCTGTTTCGTAGTCTTTCACGTGTTCCAGTTTCTTGCCACGGTCCAGCATCAGTACCTTCAGGCCTTTTTCTGTCAGTTCTTTGGCAGCCCAGCCACCGCTTACACCGGAGCCGATGACGATAGCGTCATAGGTGTTCTGCTCCTGTGCTTTGATATTTAAGTTCATGGAATGTCATTATGGGTTTGAAAAGAAAGATACCGGCCGGCGCGGGCCAGCCATTCCGCCTGTCTGTAATGACGGCTTAAACAGCCCAGGCTTTATCACCTTTTTTGTAGGGGATGCAGCCTTCGTACTTACCAGGTACCGGCACATAGCGCAATGCCTGGGTAGCGCCTTCCTTGGACGTGAAATAACCCAGCAGGGTCAGTTCCTTCAGGTACTGGAAGTAATGGGTAGGATCGCCTTCTTTCTTGTCTTTCCGTTTGTTGTACTCCACCCGCTCTTTATCGATCTGGGTGAGTAATTCGGTACGCTGCTCAGGGGTAATGTCCATAAAGTTCTTTTTGAACTGTTTCTGACTGGCAGCATCAATTTTCTTCAGGCCATCGAGGAATACCTCCTGGTCACTTTTTTTGTAGCAATCGTTCATCATCACTACAATGAAATCGTCAACCTTGGCG
The Chitinophaga varians genome window above contains:
- the nuoG gene encoding NADH-quinone oxidoreductase subunit NuoG, whose product is MPIINIDNIPYEVKEGKNLLEACLSLGLNLPYFCWHPALGSVGACRQCAVKIFKDEQDTRGKLMMACMEPVRDGMRLSVNDSEAVAFRGHVIGWLMTNHPHDCAVCDEGGSCHLQDMTVMTGHAYRDYHFSKRTYRNQHLGPFINHEMNRCIQCYRCVRFYKDFAGGKDLDVFAAHNHVYFGRQQDGTLENEFSGNLVEVCPTGVFTDKTLKQHYTRKWDLTTAPSVCQGCGLGCNIIAGERYGSLRQITNRYNGAVNGYFLCDRGRYGYEFVNSKDRIREPLVVHGPNDKANGLPVLQHVRNRMKPGKTIGIGSPRASVESNYVLKELVGENNFYLGIGEIEHELVQLMLKLLKEGPVRSASMQEAAAADAVVILGEDLTNTAPMMALSVRQAVRRMPVENVISNIHMPAWQDAAVREAVQEDKGPLFILNVVETKLDEVATGAYHTAPDNIARIAFAVSHLLDGTLPEVTGMSDEGKQAAATIAAALKGAKRPLVIAGYGGGSEQVIRAAANLAWALKQQGADAMLSFTVPECNSMGLEMLGGLRLESAVDAVLNGSAETVLVLENDLYRRLDQHTANQFFGHCKEVIVLDHLHNPTTEKANIVLPAGTFAEADGTLVNNEGRAQRFLQVLNPQGAVQESWRWLLQLGDICGHTHLRSLLHYDDLLKAIAARYQVFAGIDTITPPADFRIAGQKIPREPHRYSGRTAMQANINVSEPKPAEDTDTALSFTMEGYRGEPPSSVIPFFWAPGWNSVQSVNKYQVETGGPLHGGNPGKRLLEPNVNGQTKFYTNIPDPFIPVGGHLLLVPLYHIFGSEELSVHTPGIAQRMPAPYIMLHSEDARRFQVAAGHLLYFMDNGHQYALPVVINDTLQKGAAGIPVGLPHMQVAEAPQLVKI
- the nuoF gene encoding NADH-quinone oxidoreductase subunit NuoF — translated: MERPLTQHIPENGAALHLREYEAVGGYTALRKALRDMEPAQVGALVKDANLKGRGGAGFATGVKWSFVPMNVPGPKYLIANADEMEPGTFKDRWLLEGNPHQLLEGMIIAAYAIQATDAFVFLRWAYKDAAREMRRAIADAYTAGYLGKNILGSAFSLEMQLHTGVGRYMCGEETALLNSLEGKRATPRAKPPFPQVSGLFGKPTIVNNVETLSWISHIVNNGEAWFKSLSYTADGGTKIYGVSGRVNKPGAWELPMGITMRELLEEHAGGMRNGYRFRGALPGGASTDFLTDAHLDVKMDFAGVAAAGSRLGTGTMVVLDDHTCPVGFVHNLEHFFAQESCGFCTPCREGLPWTEKILWSLENGTGEPADLELLERHTKLLGPGNTFCALAPGAMEPLQSALKYFREDFEQHIKEKKCPYAHHQH
- the nuoE gene encoding NADH-quinone oxidoreductase subunit NuoE: MLSAIEIEKITHELQQVPVKKAACIEALKIVQQERRWVSDESVADIAAMLEMSTAEVDSVATFYNLIFRQPVGRHVILLCDSISCYVMGYTVLRQRLHEILLIGYGQTTADERFTLLPNACLGTCDHAPALMIDDDLYRDIQPADLEQILEKYH
- the nuoC gene encoding NADH-quinone oxidoreductase subunit C/D, with product MPESIVAELSSRFGEDIITPLTTRDETPTLRTPQEKIVAILQYLKHDIKMPFRMLYDLTAIDERAYKKEQNGHKPYDFTLVYTLFSFDRNQFLRLKVGLHGEFPSQDTITHLWPAANWYEREVFDMFGIRFNGHPHLQRILMPRTWQGHPLRKEHPARATEMGPFKLFDEKVDREQHALQFSPEEWGLKRHSDDADFMFLNIGPQHPGTHGVLRIILQLDGENIIDAVPDIGFHHRGAEKMGERQSWHTYIPYTDRVDYLGGVNNNLAYLLAVEKLAGIEVPLRAQVIRIMLCELFRIASHLVWYGTFAQDLGQLSPVFYMFTDRERVFEIIEAICGGRMHPNWFRIGGVAQDLPKGWDTLVKNFVEYFPRKLREYDKMVMKNYLFKVRTKGIGIYTLEEAIEWGVTGPGLRACGLEWDMRKKRPYGGYENFAFEIPVAHNGDCYDRAVVRVEEMRQSLRIVQQCLEYMPAGDFKSHHPLATPPVKQHTMHDIETLIHHFLNVSWGPVIPSGEAMVCTEATKGWNSYYLISDGNTASYRTRIRTPSFPHMQMIPLISKGYTVADLLSILGGMDYVLADIDR